The Plantibacter sp. Leaf314 genome includes a window with the following:
- the phnE gene encoding phosphonate ABC transporter, permease protein PhnE, with product MTATGTGTDWKLPPKPTARLRTALILGAVAAFTIATCLPAIGGVQLDFGALISHRDNGSGLLLQLFQPDFAFLPRTVQPMLETLQMALVGAVAAALLSVPLTLWAAAPTNPNAVTRRILRAVVNVVRAVPDLVYATILVAMVGVGALPGLLTLFLFDIGIIVKLVSEAIDSADHPYLEAGRAAGGTQTQINRATVLPQVWPLFANQWLYTLELNVRISAILGIVGAGGIGRLLDERRAFYAYDDVSIIVLEILVVVVLIEIASNVLRRRLV from the coding sequence GTGACCGCCACCGGCACCGGCACCGACTGGAAGCTGCCGCCGAAACCGACGGCGAGACTCCGCACCGCCCTGATCCTCGGAGCGGTCGCGGCGTTCACGATCGCGACGTGCCTGCCGGCGATCGGTGGGGTGCAGCTCGACTTCGGCGCGCTCATCAGCCACAGGGACAACGGCTCGGGCCTGCTCCTCCAGCTCTTCCAGCCCGACTTCGCGTTCCTGCCGCGGACCGTCCAGCCGATGCTGGAGACCCTCCAGATGGCGCTCGTCGGAGCAGTGGCGGCCGCACTCCTGTCGGTGCCGCTGACGCTGTGGGCGGCCGCGCCCACGAACCCGAACGCGGTCACACGACGCATCCTGCGCGCCGTCGTCAACGTCGTCCGCGCCGTGCCCGACCTCGTGTACGCCACGATCCTCGTCGCGATGGTCGGCGTCGGAGCGCTTCCCGGCCTCCTGACGCTGTTCCTGTTCGACATCGGCATCATCGTGAAGCTCGTCTCCGAGGCGATCGACTCCGCCGACCACCCCTACCTCGAGGCCGGGCGGGCGGCGGGCGGCACGCAGACGCAGATCAACCGCGCCACCGTCCTCCCGCAGGTGTGGCCGTTGTTCGCGAACCAGTGGCTGTACACGCTCGAACTCAACGTCCGCATCTCGGCCATCCTCGGCATCGTCGGCGCGGGCGGCATCGGGCGCCTCCTCGACGAGCGCCGGGCGTTCTACGCCTACGACGACGTCTCGATCATCGTGCTCGAGATCCTCGTGGTCGTCGTCCTCATCGAGATCGCCTCGAACGTGCTGCGGAGGCGACTCGTATGA
- the phnE gene encoding phosphonate ABC transporter, permease protein PhnE, translating into MSTIDLRPELPRHPSRLLPTLAAVAVAIVVVAATAGLPIDWSDLGAVPAQLVHFGGLMFESPNWEKLPRALTEMWRSISMAWIGAILCVLISIPLGMLAARSVGPVWLRLPLRGVFAVIRAVPEVIIALILLTITGLTPFTGALALGIAGIGTQGKWVYETIESVQEGASEAVRAAGGGTAEVTRWALWPAAAPALLSLALYRFEINLRTSAVLGLVGAGGIGSMLANYTNYRQWDTVGMLLIVVVVATMTMDAISGAIRRRITQGPGVRTTRTTRTTLPARTTRSRNVDRVG; encoded by the coding sequence ATGAGCACCATCGACCTGCGGCCCGAGCTGCCGCGTCACCCGTCCCGCCTCCTGCCGACCCTCGCCGCCGTCGCGGTCGCGATCGTCGTGGTCGCAGCCACCGCCGGCCTCCCCATCGACTGGAGCGATCTCGGCGCGGTCCCGGCGCAGCTGGTGCACTTCGGCGGGCTCATGTTCGAGAGCCCGAACTGGGAGAAGCTGCCTCGCGCCCTCACCGAGATGTGGCGGTCGATCTCGATGGCCTGGATCGGCGCGATCCTATGCGTGCTCATCTCGATCCCGCTCGGTATGCTCGCCGCCCGGTCCGTCGGGCCGGTCTGGCTGCGGCTCCCGCTGCGCGGCGTGTTCGCCGTCATCCGGGCCGTACCCGAGGTGATCATCGCGCTCATCCTGCTCACCATCACCGGGCTCACCCCGTTCACCGGGGCGCTCGCGCTCGGCATCGCCGGCATCGGCACCCAGGGCAAGTGGGTGTACGAGACGATCGAGTCCGTGCAGGAGGGGGCGTCGGAGGCCGTCCGCGCCGCGGGCGGTGGCACGGCCGAGGTCACCCGCTGGGCGCTCTGGCCCGCCGCAGCCCCGGCCCTGCTCTCGCTCGCGCTCTACCGCTTCGAGATCAACCTCCGTACCTCGGCGGTCCTCGGGCTCGTCGGAGCCGGCGGGATCGGCAGCATGTTGGCCAACTACACCAACTATCGGCAGTGGGATACAGTCGGGATGCTGTTGATCGTGGTGGTCGTGGCCACCATGACGATGGACGCGATCTCGGGGGCGATCCGCCGCCGGATCACGCAGGGGCCGGGCGTCCGGACCACGCGCACCACCCGCACCACCCTTCCCGCCCGCACGACGAGGAGCCGCAATGTGGACAGGGTCGGCTGA
- a CDS encoding MurR/RpiR family transcriptional regulator, translated as MWTGSADAPPTARIAMLAPSLQPSERRVAETVALDIEASIERTAQEVADLAGVGRATVIRTAQSLGYEGYPQLRVALTREVALGTPAARNDGDDTMLGSLRGAIDRFAGRLGQTTSAMTEETLERFVQVLDEAPRLLIAANGLSSPLGSDLAMRLMSAGRPAEYLPDTIGQRIAATHLGPGSACLVLSGSGASRASVEVAAAARASGATVLAITSFPRSAVAELAEVALIVAPIDATFRDELVHTSRAAIMLVTESVVGLLVARRGERAQRAQSATLAVISDSLSDDASG; from the coding sequence ATGTGGACAGGGTCGGCTGACGCCCCACCGACGGCGCGGATCGCGATGCTCGCGCCGTCGCTGCAACCGAGCGAACGACGCGTGGCCGAGACGGTCGCCCTCGACATCGAGGCGAGCATCGAGCGCACCGCGCAGGAGGTCGCCGACCTCGCCGGGGTCGGGCGGGCGACGGTCATCCGGACGGCGCAGTCGCTCGGCTACGAGGGCTACCCGCAGCTCCGGGTCGCCCTCACCCGTGAGGTCGCCCTCGGCACGCCGGCCGCGCGGAACGACGGCGACGACACCATGCTCGGCTCGCTGCGTGGTGCCATCGACCGGTTCGCCGGTCGGCTCGGGCAGACGACGTCGGCGATGACGGAAGAGACGCTCGAGCGCTTCGTCCAGGTGCTCGACGAGGCCCCGCGCCTGCTGATCGCCGCGAACGGCCTCTCCTCACCCCTCGGCTCGGACCTCGCCATGCGCCTCATGTCGGCCGGGCGCCCCGCCGAGTACCTGCCCGACACCATCGGCCAGCGGATCGCGGCGACCCACCTGGGGCCGGGTTCGGCATGCCTCGTCCTCTCCGGCTCGGGGGCCAGCCGCGCGTCCGTCGAGGTGGCCGCCGCCGCCCGAGCAAGCGGTGCCACGGTGCTCGCGATCACCTCGTTCCCCCGATCCGCGGTCGCCGAGCTCGCCGAGGTGGCGCTCATCGTCGCCCCCATCGACGCCACCTTCCGGGACGAGCTCGTGCACACCTCGCGGGCCGCCATCATGCTCGTCACCGAATCGGTCGTCGGCCTGCTCGTCGCCCGGCGCGGCGAGCGCGCGCAACGCGCCCAGTCGGCGACGCTCGCCGTCATCAGCGATTCGCTCTCGGACGACGCCTCGGGGTGA
- a CDS encoding ABC transporter substrate-binding protein: MTFERYDGYWGDAPKVKEVVFSYIPDAASAVNATLAGELDXQIGLDANLRDQVARAEGFTVTEGKTTDKYTLAFNNRRAPLDNPRVREALRTAIDHAAIVEAVGGAAVEQYGPIPELDPGYEDLTGVVTYDPDRAKALLAEAGQEDLALTLVIPNHYGTAASKVLVSQFAAVGVTLTVDSVEFPTWLNDVYTNHDYDLSFVNHVEARDFQNWANPDYYYGYDNPRVQALAAEARTATDPATADAKLREAAALVSNDHAADWLYTAITLTVVRDGVTGFPTDFVSEHLDLSDVAVAD; this comes from the coding sequence ATCACCTTCGAGCGGTACGACGGCTACTGGGGCGACGCCCCGAAGGTCAAGGAGGTCGTCTTCAGCTACATCCCCGACGCCGCCTCCGCCGTSAACGCGACCCTCGCSGGCGAGCTCGACGYGCAGATCGGCCTCGACGCCAATCTGCGCGACCAGGTCGCGCGGGCCGAGGGCTTCACCGTCACCGAGGGCAAGACGACCGACAAGTACACCCTCGCCTTCAACAACCGGCGCGCGCCGCTCGACAACCCGCGCGTCCGTGAGGCGCTTCGCACGGCGATCGACCACGCCGCGATCGTCGAGGCCGTCGGTGGCGCCGCCGTCGAACAGTACGGTCCCATCCCCGAGCTCGACCCGGGCTACGAGGACCTCACCGGGGTGGTCACCTACGACCCCGATCGGGCGAAAGCGCTCCTCGCCGAAGCCGGTCAGGAGGACCTCGCCCTCACCCTCGTCATCCCGAACCACTACGGGACCGCCGCGTCCAAGGTGCTGGTCTCCCAGTTCGCGGCCGTCGGCGTCACCCTCACCGTCGACAGCGTCGAGTTCCCCACCTGGTTGAACGACGTGTACACGAACCACGACTACGACCTCAGCTTCGTCAACCACGTCGAGGCCCGCGACTTCCAGAACTGGGCGAACCCGGATTACTACTACGGCTATGACAACCCGCGGGTGCAGGCCCTGGCCGCCGAGGCGAGGACCGCGACCGACCCCGCGACGGCGGACGCGAAGCTGCGGGAGGCCGCCGCCCTGGTGTCGAACGACCATGCCGCCGACTGGCTCTACACCGCGATCACCCTCACCGTGGTGCGCGACGGGGTGACCGGTTTCCCCACGGACTTCGTGAGCGA